The following nucleotide sequence is from Deltaproteobacteria bacterium.
GCAGCAAGACTATTCAATATAAAAGATTCATCACGCATTGTGTTTACAAGAAATGCTACAGAGGCAATAAACCTTGCATTTAAAGGGCTGTTAAAGCCAAATGACAATGTTGTTACAACAAATATTGAGCATAATGCTGTATCAAAGACCTTAAGAAGACTTGAGGGACAAGGTATAAATGTTTCAAAGGTTTGTGCATCAAATAACGGATTTGTAAAACCGACTGACATTGAAAAGGCGATTACAAAGGATACAAGACTCGTATCTGTCACTCATGCCTCTAATGTATTCGGCGCAATACTTCCGATTGCAGAGATCGGTGCTATTTGTAAAAATAAGGGTGTGTTGTTTATGATAGATGCAGCACAAACAGCAGGGATAATAGATATTGATGCCCCGGCAATGAATATAGACATCCTTATTGCAACAGGTCATAAGGCTTTATTTGGTCCCCAAGGCACAGGTTTTTTATATATAAAGGAAGGGATAGAGCCGCTTCCTCTTGTGGATGGCGGACTTGGCGAGGCAGAGGACATAAGCGAGATACCAGATAGACTTGAGGCAGGAACAATGAATACACCGGGCATAGGGGGGCTTGGCGCAGGCATTGAATTTATTTTAAAAGAGGGTGTTGCTTGTATAAGAAAATATGAAGAAGGCATTGTAAAACAGATTATTCAAGGGCTGCAGGATTTAAAAGGTATAAGCATTATAGGGACGCTTGATGCAGATAAAAGGGTATCCCTTGTTTCGTTTAATATAGACGGCAAAGATCCTTTAGATGTCGGCTGCATACTGGATAATGAGTTTGGCATAATGACAAGGTGCGGAACTCACTGTGCATACGATGCACATAAAACTTTAGGCACATACCCATCAGGGGCTGTAAGGGTAAGCCCGGGGTATTTTAATACTGAAAAAGAGATAGAGGGGTTTTTAAGGGCAATAGGTGAGATAGTAAGATAAGAGGCAGAGAGTTCGTTGAAAAATGGTAAATAAATCTGTCCCCATTATTTCCCATTATTTCTGTCCCCATTATTTCCTAACCCTTAAACTCCATAACTCTTCAACTCTTAAACTTATGTTAATCCTCGGTATAGAATCTTCATGTGATGACATGGCTGCTTCAGTTGTTGAAAATGGCAGGAAAATACTTTCCAGTGTTGTTTCTTCTCAGGACGACATTCATAAAAAATACGGCGGCATTGTGCCTGAACTTGCGTCCCGCAGGCATATTGAGACAGTTATCCCTGTTACTAATGAGGCGCTCTTGCAGGCAGGTGTATCACTGCATGATATTGAAGGCATAGGTGTTACACAGGGACCAGGTCTTGTAGGCTCTATCCTTGTAGGACTTTCATTTGCAAAGGCAGTTGGCTATACAATGGATATACCTTTTGTTGGTGTTAATCATATTGAATCGCATCCAATGGCAGTGTTTCTGGAAGAAGTCAGAAGTCAGAAGTCAGAAGTCAGAAATGAAAATTCTAAAACTCTAAACTCTAAACTCCGAACTCCAGACTTTCCTTTTATCGCCCTTGTTGTTTCAGGCGGACATACCACGCTTTTAAAATTTAAGGATTTTGGAGATTATTCTATTATAGGTCAGACAAGGGATGATGCCGCAGGAGAGGCATTTGACAAGGTTGCAAAACTGCTGGGGCTTGGGTATCCTGGCGGCGGTGTAATTGATAGACTTGCAAAAGAAGGCAATCCTAAGGCAATAGAATTTACAAGACCGTATATGCCAGATACCTTTGATTTCAGTTTCAGCGGAATAAAGACAGCGGTATTGAACTATCTAAAAAAGGGGGTGGGAAATACAAAAACCACATCCAACATCCAAGATTTGGCTGCTTCATTTCAGGAGGCGGTAGTTGATGTGCTTGTTGAGAAATCAATCCGTGCATGCAAGCATAAAGATATAACCAACCTTGTTATATCAGGCGGTGTTGCATGTAATTCAAGGTTAAGGCAAAAACTATCAGAGGCAGCAAAGGCGGAAAATATAAACCTCTTTATTCCTCCTCCAAGATTATGCACTGACAACGGCGCTACTATAGCAGCGGCAGCGTATTACAAATTAAAAAAGGGCATGAGCGGAGACCTTTCAATGAATGCATATGCAAGTTTTTAGTAGGAAGGGCTGCGCCACCAAAAATGCGGATAAAAACGGTGGGCAGAGCCCTACAGACTAAAGGCGAAGGGTGTAAGGTGAAATTCAAAGACCTCTATAAATCCTACGGCATCTCACCCCGAAAAAGGTTTGGTCAGAACTTTCTTACAGACAAAAATATTGCAAATAAGATTGTCCGTCTGGCAGATATAAAGTCTGATGATGTGGTGTTAGAGATAGGTTCGGGTATCGGCGCCCTTACAGACCTTTTAGTAGAGACAGGCGCAAAGATTATTGCTGTTGAAATTGATAGAACCCTTTTTTCAATCCTTTCTGAAAGATTTTCTTGTAAAAAAAATATTAAGATATTGAATGATGATGCCCTTAAAATCTCATACAAAG
It contains:
- a CDS encoding aminotransferase class V-fold PLP-dependent enzyme, whose protein sequence is MIYLDNSATSFPKPESVYQRVDYILRNIGGNPGRGSHRMAIGASRIIFETRESAARLFNIKDSSRIVFTRNATEAINLAFKGLLKPNDNVVTTNIEHNAVSKTLRRLEGQGINVSKVCASNNGFVKPTDIEKAITKDTRLVSVTHASNVFGAILPIAEIGAICKNKGVLFMIDAAQTAGIIDIDAPAMNIDILIATGHKALFGPQGTGFLYIKEGIEPLPLVDGGLGEAEDISEIPDRLEAGTMNTPGIGGLGAGIEFILKEGVACIRKYEEGIVKQIIQGLQDLKGISIIGTLDADKRVSLVSFNIDGKDPLDVGCILDNEFGIMTRCGTHCAYDAHKTLGTYPSGAVRVSPGYFNTEKEIEGFLRAIGEIVR
- the tsaD gene encoding tRNA (adenosine(37)-N6)-threonylcarbamoyltransferase complex transferase subunit TsaD, whose protein sequence is MLILGIESSCDDMAASVVENGRKILSSVVSSQDDIHKKYGGIVPELASRRHIETVIPVTNEALLQAGVSLHDIEGIGVTQGPGLVGSILVGLSFAKAVGYTMDIPFVGVNHIESHPMAVFLEEVRSQKSEVRNENSKTLNSKLRTPDFPFIALVVSGGHTTLLKFKDFGDYSIIGQTRDDAAGEAFDKVAKLLGLGYPGGGVIDRLAKEGNPKAIEFTRPYMPDTFDFSFSGIKTAVLNYLKKGVGNTKTTSNIQDLAASFQEAVVDVLVEKSIRACKHKDITNLVISGGVACNSRLRQKLSEAAKAENINLFIPPPRLCTDNGATIAAAAYYKLKKGMSGDLSMNAYASF